Below is a window of Candidatus Margulisiibacteriota bacterium DNA.
GTTGATACTTTTAAAGCACAGGTTCCTACTACTTCGCCATCTATTTCGGCAAGTTGAAAGTCTCGAATGTTTTCAAGGATATATTGAAGCGATCTAGCAAGTAGTTTTCTTTGGTTTGCATATTCGTCTAAGATAGCTTTGATAAGTGTTGCATCAGCTATTTTTGCTTTTCTGATTAATGTTTTATTGTTGACCATTTGTTCATTATAAATGCAAAATAATTTTTGCACAATACTGACTTGATTGCTCTACATGTAGTGTGTATAATTGAATTATGTTTATGTTTACAACTAGTGGGGATGCTGAAGAAATAAAGGAGGGTAAAATGGGCTCCAAAAAAGCAGAAATAGTGGCAGTTACAAGCGGTAAAGGTGGTGTTGGTAAAACCCTATTTTCTGTTAATCTTGCTATTGAAGCAGTTCTTTTAGGCAAAAAGACACTAGTATTTGATGGAGACCTTGGTATGGCTAATGTCCATATAATTACTGGAATTTATCCTGATTATGACATTATGGATGTTGTTGAAGGTAAAAAGACATTAAAAGAAATTATTATTAAAGGGCCAGGAGGAATAGATATTATCCCTGGAGCTTCTGGAATTTTTAAACTTTCTAACATTTCTCATCAAAAAAGACATAGATTTACTGAACAATTAAACTTGCTGGACTCAGAGTATGATTTAATAGTATTGGATACTGAAGCAGGTATGTCACACAATGTCATGAAAC
It encodes the following:
- a CDS encoding MinD/ParA family protein; this encodes MFMFTTSGDAEEIKEGKMGSKKAEIVAVTSGKGGVGKTLFSVNLAIEAVLLGKKTLVFDGDLGMANVHIITGIYPDYDIMDVVEGKKTLKEIIIKGPGGIDIIPGASGIFKLSNISHQKRHRFTEQLNLLDSEYDLIVLDTEAGMSHNVMKLISIADRTIVIATPDLTSLSDAYAIIKVIKMNRKSDDIGVVINRVRNVTEADAVFRKLNMASDKFLKYTLKNYGFILEDPLTVKESIQKRSPVSYAFPKTKVGNSLRQTAYRVFGMQDKKVVEPTGMILNRFSMLLESVKTN